In one Lolium rigidum isolate FL_2022 chromosome 3, APGP_CSIRO_Lrig_0.1, whole genome shotgun sequence genomic region, the following are encoded:
- the LOC124701850 gene encoding protein DETOXIFICATION 48-like gives MCNTGASPLPSPPQLPPPLTSFKNSSSHLLHPMDGDEDDSHHGGRALALSKMAGEARAIGRLSVPMAVTGLVMYSRSFISMLFLGQLGQLALAGGSLALGFANITGYSVLSGLALGMEPICGQAFGARRGKLLALALHRTVLLLLAVALPISVLWITSTGHILRLLGQDEGVAGAAQTFAAYASADLAVLAVLHPLRVYLRSQNLTLPITACSLFSVLLHGPINYLLVVRLRMGVAGVALAVALTDLNLLLALVCFLAISGAHRDSWVGPTTDCLRGWGAMLRLAVPTATAVCLEWWWYELMIVLSGLLANPRAAVASMGILIQATSLVYVFPSSLGQGASTRVSHQLGAGRPAGARRAGSAALSIGLVIGAVACTSMVSVRNHWGRMFTSDSDILRLTAVALPIAGLCELGNFPQTAGCGVLRGSARPASGARINLASFYLVGMPVGLALAFGAGLGFAGLWLGLLAAQAACAVWMARAVAATDWDVEVARAKELTKPTATTNHAECNANTSNSSATTSTKTAMSSTSSNAGGSGNNGYVPISEGGSEDDPLQKLEEGLMTMASSSGGASGVSGSNGDTNAVDRDSKRSSSSSGAGCTTVEENDQRQDDDASERAPLIRVGDEQEEEKAHDGDSHGGGYV, from the exons ATGTGCAACACCGGCGCCAGTCCTctcccctcgccgccgcagctTCCGCCGCCCCTCACCTCCTTCAAGAATTCCTCCTCCCACCTGCTCCACCCCATGGACGGCGATGAGGACGACAGCCACCACGGCGGCCGCGCACTGGCGCTCTCCAAG ATGGCCGGCGAGGCGCGGGCGATCGGGCGCTTGTCGGTGCCCATGGCGGTGACGGGGCTCGTCATGTACTCGCGCTCCTTCATCTCCATGCTCTTCCTCGGTCAGCTGGGCCAGCTGGCGCTCGCCGGCGGCTCCCTCGCGCTGGGTTTCGCCAACATCACGGGCTACTCCGTGCTCTccggcctggccctcggcatgGAGCCCATCTGCGGCCAGGCCTTCGGCGCACGCCGGGGCAAGCTCCTGGCCCTCGCGCTCCACCGCACCGTGCTCCTGCTCCTCGCCGTGGCGCTGCCCATCTCCGTCCTCTGGATCACCTCCACGGGCCACATCCTCAGGCTGCTCGGCCAGGACGAGGGCGTCGCGGGCGCCGCGCAGACGTTCGCGGCCTACGCGTCCGCCGACCTGGCCGTGCTGGCCGTCCTGCACCCACTGCGCGTCTACCTCCGCTCGCAGAACCTCACGCTGCCCATCACCGCCTGCTCCCTCTTCTCCGTGCTGCTGCACGGGCCCATCAACTACCTCCTCGTCGTGCGCCTCCGCATGGGCGTCGCAGGCGTCGCGCTCGCCGTGGCGCTCACCGACCTCAACCTGCTCCTCGCGCTCGTCTGCTTCCTCGCCATCTCGGGGGCCCACAGGGACTCCTGGGTGGGCCCGACCACCGACTGCCTCCGTGGCTGGGGAGCCATGCTTCGACTCGCCGTCCCAACCGCCACCGCGGTCTGCCTCGAGTGGTGGTGGTACGAGCTCATGATCGTGCTGTCGGGCCTCCTCGCCAACCCGCGGGCCGCCGTGGCATCCATGGGCATCCTCATCCAGGCCACCTCGCTCGTCTACGTCTTCCCCTCTTCGCTCGGCCAGGGTGCGTCCACGCGCGTCAGCCACCAGCTCGGCGCGGGTCGACCTGCTGGGGCACGGCGCGCCGGAAGCGCTGCCCTCTCCATCGGCCTCGTCATCGGCGCCGTCGCTTGCACCTCCATGGTGTCCGTCCGCAACCACTGGGGCCGCATGTTCACGTCGGACTCCGACATCCTGCGGCTCACCGCGGTGGCGCTCCCCATCGCCGGGCTGTGCGAGCTCGGCAACTTCCCGCAGACCGCCGGGTGCGGGGTGCTCCGCGGGAGCGCGCGCCCTGCCAGCGGCGCTCGCATTAACCTCGCCTCCTTCTACCTCGTTGGCATGCCGGTGGGGTTGGCGCTAGCGTTCGGTGCTGGCCTTGGCTTCGCCGGCCTGTGGCTCGGCCTCCTGGCGGCGCAGGCGGCCTGCGCGGTGTGGATGGCGCGCGCCGTGGCCGCCACTGACTGGGACGTGGAGGTGGCCCGCGCCAAGGAGCTAACAAAACCCACTGCCACCACCAACCACGCCGAATGCAACGCCAACACCTCAAACAGCAGTGCCACCACTAGCACAAAGACAGCAATGAGTAGTACTAGCAGCAATGCCGGTGGTAGCGGCAACAACGGCTACGTGCCGATCAGCGAGGGCGGCAGCGAGGACGACCCGCTGCAGAAGCTGGAGGAAGGGCTCATGACCATGGCCAGCAGCTCCGGTGGTGCTAGCGGCGTCAGCGGCAGCAATGGCGACACGAATGCCGTTGACAGAGACAGCaagcgcagcagcagcagcagcggtgcTGGTTGTACGACGGTGGAGGAAAATGATCAGAGGCAGGACGACGATGCCTCGGAGAGGGCCCCGCTGATCAGAGTGGGAGACGAGCAGGAGGAAGAGAAGGCGCACGATGGCGATAGCCATGGGGGTGGCTACGTCTAA